A stretch of DNA from Microbacterium saperdae:
AAGGTTCGAGAATCATCGAACTATCGGAGCGTACTCGCCATCCGCTAATTGTTCAACTATTATCGAACCATGCCTGGCGATCTTCCGCACCCGGAGCGCTCCGAGATCCAGCTGACCGACGTGCTCTTCGCGCTCAGCGACCCCGAGCGCCTCGCCATCACGCGCCAGCTCGCCGACGGCCCGCTCGACATGGCCGCCTGTCACGCCACCGACCCGAACCTCCCGAAGTCGACCAAGTCGCA
This window harbors:
- a CDS encoding ArsR/SmtB family transcription factor, whose protein sequence is MPGDLPHPERSEIQLTDVLFALSDPERLAITRQLADGPLDMAACHATDPNLPKSTKSHFMKVLREAGVIRNEPHGRRRMLTLRRDDLDALFPGLLESVLRG